ACGTACGAACAGCTCAATACGTCGCACTGCTCGACAATGGCCGCTCTAACATTACGCCAGTACATACTCGTCAAAATCTTCGTATCGGCATTGAAAATGCGCTAGTGAATCAATTTTCATCGCAGGGCTACCAAGTCACCGTCAACAGCGAAAATGCGCTTCAAGTTGAAGTGCAGGAGGCATTAGTCTCGGTTAAACATACCGTGATGGAAAATGACATGACTGCAAATGTTGTGCTCGAAGTTACCGCCGAGAATGCCAAAGGTAAGCTGGTAAAAACTTACACGGGTACGGCGAAGCGCTCAGGCCTTATGAGCGCATCTAACGACGATATCGAAACCGTACTGAACGACACTGTTAACTTGGTACTCAAAGAGATCGCTAACGACAAAGAGCTGCAAGACTACATGAAGGAGCGTTTCTAATGCTAAAAACGGCTATTGCTACCCTAGCGCTTGTTGCAACGAGCGTATTCGCTGGCCCTAAAGTTGCCGTGGATACCAACTTAGGCCGCTTTGTGGTTGAACTTAATCAAGAAAAAGCGCCGGTAAGCGTTGAGAACTTTCTAAAGTACGTGGATGACGGCAGCTACGTTAACAGCCAGTTCCACCGTGTGATCCCAGGCTTTATGGCACAAGGCGGTGGCTTTGCTAAAGACTTTAAACGTCTACCAACCTATGCGCCTATTGAAAATGAAGCATCAAACGGCTTGGATAACGATGCAGCAACCATTGCAATGGCGCGTACCCGCGATCCAAACTCAGCGACGCGCCAGTTCTTTATCAACTTCATTGACAATGATTTCCTCAACTACAGCGTGACTAACCCTGGCTATGCCGTATTCGGTAAGGTTGTTGAAGGTTTTGACGTAGTACAAAAAATGGGGCAAAAACCAACTCGCAGCACCCGCGGAATGAGCGATGTGCCACTCGATCCCATCATTATCACTAAAATGGAAAAAATCAGCGATTAACACCAAAAAGAGAGAGGTTCGCCTCTCTTTGCTTGTTATGCGTATCCATTCCTTTTCGCTGCACTCGCAAGGAGCACACCTGTGGAACAACAAATGAATTGGCTTGATACGGTCAAAAGTTACTGGGATAAAAGGCTACTTTGGGTCTTTATGATGGGGTGCTCAAGCGGCTTCCCATGGGTTTTGATTGGATCGAATATGTCTGGCTGGCTAAAAGATGCTGGACTCACTCGCGCTGCTATCGGTTACTTTGGTTCTGTGTTTGCGGTTTATGCCATCAACTTTCTTTGGGCACCTTTGGTCGACAGGGTAAAGCTTCCTATTCTGCATAGTACACTTGGTCAGCGCCGCAGCTGGATTTTCCTTTGCCAGAGCTTTATTTTGGTCGGGACACTGTTTATTGCAGGCGTAAACCCAGCGAACAACCTGATGTTTACATCTATGTTGGCACTGTGCATCGCCATTTCATCAGCGACGCAAGACATTGCGATTGATGCTTATCGTATCGATACTTTTCCAAAATCAGAGTCCAATAAACTACCACAAGCTTCTGCAATGGCTGTTATCGGTTGGTGGACGGGTTACTCATTACCTGGCTACTTAGCGTTTGTTAATGCTGACTCTATGGGATGGAATGGCGTTTACTATGGCATGGCAGGCATCGTTGTCATCCTTATGCTGTTTACTCTATTCGTTAGTGAACCTAAAACTGATCGCGAAGCACTGCAAGCACAAGCCGAAGCTCGTCACAACAAAGTGGTCGGCAGTCGCTTTACCAGCTGGATTTCCGTCACGGTCGTAGAGCCATTTTTGGACTTCTTTCGTCGCAATGGCGTTCAAGTTGCGATCACCTTACTGCTGTTCGTGTTCTTGTTTAAGATTGGGGAAGCCTTCTTAGGGCGCATGTCGATTACCTTCTACAAAGAAATTGGCTTTAGTAACGAGCAAATTGGCTACTACTCTAAGCTTATTGGTTGGGGGGCGACCATCGTCTTTACACTACTAGGCAGTATGGTCAACGTTCGCTTTGGCATTGTAAAAGGATTGATGATCGGCGGCATTGCAATGAGTGCCAGTAATCTGATGTTTGCATGGATAGCAAAAGTTGGACCAAACGAAACTTTGTTCTTAGCTACAATCATTGTTGATAACTTCACAACGGCATTTTCGACCGTAGCATTTGTTTCCTTCCTGACCATCCTTACCGGCCAAGCATTTTCTGCTACTCAGTACGCGCTACTCGCGTCTCTGGGTAACTTCGGTAGGACCACATTGGCATCGTTCAGCGGTGAAATGGTAGACGCCCTCAATGACTGGAGCTTGTTCTTTATTATTACATCGCTGATGGTGATCCCTAGCCTTATCATGCTGTATTCACTACGTCATTATTTTAATGACCTACTTGAAAAAGCGAGACATAGAGACGAGAGCCCAGCATCTAAAGAGCAAGAAAACCTGTCTCAGTAGCACTGCCATTACAACGAAAAAGGCTCGCATCAGTGCGAGCCTTTCATTTGGTTGAAGCTTTCATATCAAGCTCTAAGGATACATCCCTTTTCCGAAGCGGTTAAAGACTCTCGCCACCCCTTGGGTGAAAATCATAGGCTCGGTCAGAACTGACAAACACAAACAATCTTGTCCGGATGCTGTCTGAGGCGCGTGCTTGGTGTCGCCGTCTTCGCGAATGAAATCGCCTTCGTGATATTCACCATTCTCGTCACTGAAACTGCCATGGAGAACCAGAGTCGACTCAAAACCTTTGTGCGTATGTTGAGGTACTTGTACGCCTTCAGTGATATACAACAAACTCACTCTGCAGTCTTCGTCAATCTCAATGTTTGAGGTAAACACTTTACCGCCATAACTCTTCCACTCTCCCATTCGCTCTACGAAAGGTTTGAGCGTTGCAGGCACCTTAAACGACTTGCCATTCACCTCAACGGTTGCTGCCGTCCTAACCTTCGGTTTACTAAAGTCGGCATCTAACGTCATGATGTCGTTCATCATGGTATCGAACACTAGAGCGAGCTCAGAATCAGAGATGGCGCCCTCAGTACCGCTGGCGACCAAATCCTCAGCAGCCTCTTCCTCGTACTTAGCCACCAATTGACGGCAGTGAGAGCATGTTTCTAAATGCGTAGCGACGGCAGCTCCATGAGCGGAATCGATCTCCCCAGTCGCGTAGCACTTCAAAACTTGTTTATCTGGGTGGTAACTCATATTACTCCGCCTCCATTGAATGTCTTAATTTTTCTACAGCTAATCTGAGACGGGACTTAACAGTCCCCAGCGGGATATCGAACATATCGGCCACTTGCTGGTGAGGAAGCTCCTCTAAGTACACAGCTCTGACAACCTCTCTTTGTGCTTTTGGCAAATCCTCCAAAAAATTCAAAATTTGCTCTTTTAAACGATCAGTCTCAGGCGAATAATGCTCAACAAAATCTGGCGGACAATAATCTGTTGGCCAGATATCGTCAGCATGCACGTGCAACTCTCTACCCTTCTGTTTGCGAAGCATGTCGTAACACAAGTTTCGTGCGATGGTGTAAATCCAAGTCGACAGCGAGCTCTTACTACCGTCAAAAAGGTGTGCTTTCTGCCAAACCGTAGCCATTGCCTCTTGAACCATTTCGATCGCTACTTGCTCGTTGCCCATGTGCTTGTAAGTGAACTGCTTGAGGCGAGGAGAGAAGTAACTGAACACAGTGGCAAAGGCGCGCTTATCGCGCTGTTTTACCTTCTCCATACACTCTGCCCACTCTTGCTTGGTGAGCGCCTCTGGACTCTCTACTATCATGCTTATGTCCCTAAAGTTGATATCGCAACATTACTGCCTTACCAGATCATAATACGCTATGTTAAACGAATTGGATCACTAATTAGTCAGCTCAGTGCCGCGTTTCCTCTTGAATATCCCCCGACTTGAACGCTTCGGTGAGAAAATTGACCGCGGTACTGCAATCAGGTTGCGTCACTAAATGTTCGAAGTGGTTGCACTCCAGCGGCAAGACTTCAAGCCATCGCTGACTGACCCAAGCAGCGTCATCAAAAAAACGATGAAGATATAAGTCGCCAATTTGAGGGAATTTCTTATAGACGTCTTGCAAGCGTTCTCCGAGAATTTGGTTCTCATCGCTGAGCTCTTCTGTAGCCCACCCTTCTAACCAATTTACCGAGGCAAATCTAAGGCCGTCGTCATATGCCCCCACGTCGGTCACCCGAAACTTCTTGATACCGGATACCGTAATTCCCAACATACCGTCGTCAAGCGTTTCAAAATCGACAATGCTAACGAATGTCCCGATCTCCGAGACATTCTTTGGAATGGTGCTTGAGTCTCCACTTATAAGACAGACACCAAAGCCTGTTTCGTTCTTGAGGCATTCGGTGACCATTCTTTTGTAGCGAGGCTCAAATATCCTCAGCCTCATTTTTCCTTCTGGCAAAACCACTGAGCGCAGTGGAAAAAGCATAATCTGTGACATGATTGTTCCCTTTGTTACTACATCAGTGTTTACGCCTGTAATTAAAATACGATCAGCACCACATTGTTAACAAGTGCAATTGAATGTTAACTTCCAGCCAAAAAAAATTGATCGATTTGTGTACGTTTTATAGAAGTTCCCTTAATCCTTTTTGTTTTGTGATAGGTATCACAAACTTTAGTAAACGTTTGCGGTGTTGCACATTTACTTTGGGATATAAATCGCTATCATGCCCACCCATCGGATGAGTTCGCACGGACAGCGGCCAATTTACAGTACAACTTGAAGAGTTTTCACACTATGCGTAAATCACTTTTAGCTCTTGGCGTTGTTGCAGCAGTTGCTGCAGTGCCAGCATCTGCAGAATATCTATACGGTTTTGGTGGTGTTTACCTTGATCACCAGAGCTGGGATCACGGTCCAAACGCAATCCAAGATGGCCAAGACGGCAAAGGTCGTAACCAATTCGTACTAGGTATCGAAGGTGGTGCAGGTTTCACTTGGGGTGAGCTATATGGTTTCTACGACCGCGAGAGCGTAGAGAAAAGCTCTTCTGAGCAGAAAAACTCGATGAAAGGTACTGCGCACGTTTACCTAGGTGACTCTGGCGTTTCTCTATACGGTCAGGTTTACCACCACGATAACCCTAACCAAAGCGAAACTAACCGCGTTCTTGGTCTTGGTTACACAGCGCTTAAAGGCGATAACTGGTTCTTCAAACCATGGGTTGGTGTTCACGACATCACGTCTTGGGATTCTTTCTCACCAAACCAACGCGTTAACGGTAGCAACGGTTACATGGCTGGTTGGACCGCACGCTACGGCTTCGAAGCATTTGGTCAAAACTTCTCATTCGTTAACTGGAACGAGATCGAGTTCGATCGCAACGACGAATACGCTCAAAACCAAGGCGGTAAAAACGGCCTAAACGGTGCGTTGCTATTCAACTGGCACGCAACTGAGCACCTAACTGCTGCTATTCAATACCGTTACTTCAACAACAAACTTGGTGTTTACGGTTCATCAGGTAGCAACCAGCAACATTACGGTGACGCTATCATCTACCGTATGCAGTACAACTTCTAATTCTCAGAATGTTAGAAGTTCGAAAAAATGGCGCTCTCGCGCCATTTTTTGTATCTAAAATTCGCGCACTAAGCTTTCGACCAACTTAGCTAACTTTGCTATCCTTCTCGCTTCATTCACTACCCGTAGATAATTGTGAACATTACCATTCTAGGCCCTGGTGCCGTTGGTTCCTTATACGCTTACAAACTTCATCTCGCTGGTCATTCTATTTCTCTTTGGGGACGTACTTCATCTAGCAAAATCGAGGTAACTCTCGATGATGGGGAAAGCATTGCGTTCAACAATCAAAGCCTTGAAGATTTGGAACGATGTGACCTGTTGGTTGTGACTGTAAAAGCGTGGCAAGTGAAAAGCGCGCTACTGCCGCTCCTGACTCATCTTCACCCAGACGCTATCATTCTGTTTTTGCACAATGGAATGGGAACCGTTGATAGCCTATCGGAGCAGCTAGCACATCGGCCTGTGCTGCTGGGTACGAGCACACACGGTGCTCTCAAGGTAAACAGCTCTACCGTCCACCATACAGGTATCGGACAAACACTCATCGGCGCATGGAACAAAAAAGGTCAGCAGTGCGAATTTGTCGCCGAGGTCTTTGATCATGGTTTCTCTCCGGCACAGTGGCACAGCATTATCCAACAAGCGTTATGGACTAAGCTGGTAATCAACTGCGCAATCAACCCGTTGACCGCCATCCTCGACTGTCGCAATGGTCAACTGGCAAACCATGAGTATCGAGAGCAACTATTTAGTATCGTAAAAGAAGCGGTTACTTGCGCAAGGTTCGATGGGGTCGAGTTAGATGCACCGGTTTTACTCGACACCGTAGTGAATGTGGCTAAATCTACGGCACAAAACTACTCGTCTATGCACCAAGACATTTATAATAAAAGGCAAAGTGAAATCGATTTTATCAACGGTTACGTGGTCAATATTGCTACTAAACACCATGTCGATATACCGAATAACTTATCCCTGTATCAAAAAATTAAGCAAATAGAAGCAAGCTGGAGCCAGCATGACTAAAAAGGTACTTGTCCCTATCGCCCCAGGCACGGAAGAAATGGAAGCCATTACCATCATAGATATTATGGTGAGAGCAGGTTTTGACGTCACCGTGGCGAGCGCTGACTTCGATGGCGCATTGACGATGAAAGCCTCCCGTGGGGTAACCTTAACGGCCGATTGTAAATTGGTAGATATTGCAGACGACGAGTTCGACGTTATCGCACTGCCTGGCGGTGTCGGTGGTTCGGAAGTATTCCGTGATAGCACACTATTGGTAGAGATGGTTCGCCAACACAAATACGATGGCAAACTCTTGGCAGCCATTTGCGCAGCGCCTGCTCTTGTGTTACAGCATCATCAGCTATATCCAGATGCCCTAATGACTTGCCACCCAAGTTTTAAGTCTCATATCTCTGAAAATCGTTGGCGCGATAAGCGCGTCACCATGGATATCAACCACAACCTAATCACCAGCCAAGGACCAGGTACTGCGCTTGAATTTGCCATCGAGATCATCATTGCACTCTGCGGTAAAGAAAAAGCATGGGAAGTGGCTGAACCTATGGTTACCAACCCAACTCTGCACTACCACAAGATGGGAAAGTACGATGACTGATTTGCAAGCAATTCGTGACCAGTTCCCAGCGATTGATGGCGAGACAGTTTATCTAGACAGCGCGGCGACGACACAAAAGCCGCAAGCGGTGATCGATTGCATTACCAACTACTATCGCAATCAAAACGCCAACGTCCATCGTGGTACCCACTCGCTGACTGCACTGGCGACATCGCGTTTTGAAGCGGCACGTGAAACGGTCGCGCGTTTTATTAACGCCAGCAGCGAGAAAGAGATCATCTGGACAAGGGGAGCGACCGAGGCGCTTAACCTCATCGCTCAAACTTACGCTCGTAATCAATTACAGCCAGGTGACGAGATCTTGGTCTCTGAAATGGAGCACCACGCTAACATCGTTCCGTGGCAAATTGTCGCCGAGCAAACCGGTGCCAAAGTGGTCAAGGTACCAATGGGTCAAGGTTGTCAGTTTGACCTCAATGTATTCCGAACATTGGTAAGCAGCCAAACTAAAATCGTCGCCGTGGCTCAAGTCACCAATGTGACTGGAACCGTGCTGCCACTCAACGACATCATCGCCATTACTCGCACCAATAGCCAAGCCATCGTAGTAGTCGATGGCGCGCAAGGCGTGGTACATCAACCGACTGACGTTCAAGCGCTGGATGCCGATTTCTACGTCTTTTCGGGACATAAACTCTATGCACCTGCAGGTATTGGCGTGCTGTATGGAAAACTCGCTCTGCTCGAAGCAATGCCACCCTGGCATGGCGGCGGAAAAATGGTCGAGAAGGTCTCGTTTGAGGGGACAACATTTAGTGAGTTGCCAGGTAAGTTTGAAGCTGGAACACCCAATGTTGCCGGCGCTTTGGCGCTTGCCTGCTCTATTGAATGGCTAAGTCAATACAGCCATACCGATCTTGAAAAGCACATCTGTGCGCTACAAAAACGCGCCTACGACGCCCTTAACCAACTCGATGATATTCAAATCATCGGCTATCAGCCTGGTGCTAGCGTCATCACCTTTGTCATGGATGGCGTGCATCATCAAGATTTGGCCACGCTACTCGACCAGCAAAATGTAGCCGTACGGGCTGGACACCACTGCGCTCATCCGCTTATGGACGCGCTAGGCGTGAAAGGTACCGTGCGAGCCTCGTTCGCAATCTACAACTCTGAGCAAGATGTTGACCGCTTTATTGCGGCGGTAGAAAAAGCCGTTGATATGCTTTAAACGCAAAAGGCCACTGGTAGGAATGCCCGCCAATGGCCTTTTTATAATCACTGCATTCGATGCGGCTGCTAAACGCTGTTAGAGTGTGCGCTGCGCCTGTTCGCGAATTGTATTCACGATGGCCTTGAGGCCATTCCCGCGTGAAGGGCTAAGGTGGTTGATGAGGTTCAACTGCTCGAAATAGCCTTCGAGATCGAACTCAACGATTTGCTGTGAGGTTTTGCCATTGAAGGCGGCCAACACAATCGCAATCAAACCACGAACGATACGTGCATCAGAATCCGCTTTAATTACCCAAGCCTCATCAACCTGTTCAAGCACTAGCCACACTGAACTTTCACAGCCCGCCACCAGCACTTGCTCTTGTTTATCAGCGTCATCCATGATGGGTAATTTCTTACCCCACTGAATGACTTGGCGGTAACGATCTTCCCAGCCTTTCAACTGAGTCATCGTATCGACAATTTGCTGCGCTTGGATTTCACTGCCAAATGGATAGCTATTACTCATCTCGACTGCCTATTACTTCGCTGCGTACTTTTGCAGAATTTTTTCAACAATGCGCGATACCGCGACAAAACCAAATGTCGCAGTCACAACCGTTGCCGCGCCAAAACCGCTGGCACAATCCATACGTTTTGGACCTTCTGCTGTGGATTTCACGCCACACACGCTACCGTCCGCTTGAGGGTATTTAAGCTGCTCGGTCGAGAACACACAATCGATACCAAACTTACGAGCCGGGTTCTTAGTGAAGTTATGATGACGACGCAAGGTATCTTTAAGCTTTTTAGCTAGCGGATCTTGAATCGTCTTGGTCAAATCCGCCACCATGATTTGCGTTGGGTCAACCTGACCGCCCGCACCGCCGGTCGTGATGACCTTAATTTTGTTACTGCGGCAATAGGCCAGTAATGCAGCTTTCGGCTTGATGCTATCAATCGCATCCAGCACGTAATCAAAATTTTTGCTGATGTACTCGGCTACATTGTCTGGAGTAATAAAGTCATCCACCAGATTCACTTTGCACTCAGGGTTAATGAGCTTAACGCGCTCTGCCATCACTTCGATTTTACTTTGACCTACGGTACCCGACATCGCATGGATTTGACGGTTAATGTTAGTCACGCAAACGTCATCCATATCTATGAGTGTTAATTCACCCACGCCGGTTCTCGCTAGCGCTTCTACTGCCCACGATCCCACACCACCAATGCCGACCACACACACGTGAGCTGCACGTAAAATGTCGACCTCACTATGACCATAAAGTCGGCGTGTGCCACCAAAACGTTGGTTGTAGCTGTCAGAGGCAAGTTGGTTCAATTCGCGCATGGGTTACCTTGCATTGTCCAAGTAAAAAAGAAGAGTGCGATTTATACGCACTCTTACTAAAAAGGTCAACTCTGTCGGCGAAGCAGCCGCTAATTGCAATGGCCTATTTGCTTTTGCTATCCGCTTCGGTATCAGGCTTGTCTTGCGAAGAGGTAGAAGATTTAGCCGACGCTTCAGGCAGGTTTGCTGGAGTGGTCTTCTCTCCTGGCATCAACCAAGGGTCTGCCGTTGTCGAGTTTTCTAAACCCAATTTCCACACGCGGCCAAAATGCTTGTAGTGACCAGCTTGAGTGCCGGCAAACTCGCCCATACCATGATAGAGATCGAAGTGGTTACCCTTCACTGCGCCACCAGTATCGAGCACGATTAGCAGTCTTAACTCATGTGCACCACTCCAAGTACCATCGGCGTTAAGCAGTGGCACTTCCGCCAGTATCGGAGTCCCCATTGGAAATGCAGAGCGATCGCCCGCAACCGATGCCATCGGTAATAGTGGAATACCTGCAGTACCTCTTACTGGCGCTGCGTTTTGAGGCTGGAAGAATACAAACGATGGGTTTTCCTCTAACAATGCCTGAACCGTTTTCTCATCTTGTGCCATCACCCAATCTTTGATCGCTTTGAGTGACATTTTCTCTTTTGGCACTTCACCGCGTTCTATCAACACACGGCCAATACTCACGTACGCTTTATTGTTTTTTCCTGCGTAGGCAAAATACTCTAAGGTGTCGTCATCTTCAAAGTGAACGAAGCCACTGCCTTGCACTTCCATAATAAATGGATCGATGAGGTTTTCGGCATAACCTAGTTCAAGTCCCTGGCCATTGAGTGCACCGCCATAAATTTCTGCGCGAGTTGGACATTCTTGCTGACAATCTGGCATCGAGTACACCGGATAGCGGAACTTCTCATCCGGCTCGTGACGAAGCTCCATTACAGGTGAGAAATAGCCAGTGAAAAGTACATTACCTTTGTTATCACCGCCGCCAAGTTGCGCCGCTTGAACTCCGTAATTTGCCAACTGTTTAGGATCACCACTTTGAACAGCCCATACTTCTAGCTGTTCGTATAATGGTTGATAGGTTTTCGCCATAGATGGCGAGGCAGTGACCACCTCATTCGCTTGGGCAGCAAATGTATGAAAGTTGCGAGGTTTGTTGGATTCAATTTGCTCTGTTTTATTTAGTAGGCTAGTGAAATCACCATCGTGTTTCTGCTGAGCGCGATCGCTTTGCGCGCAGCCAAACACCAATAAAACAGAAGCAAGAGGCAATATACGTTTGATCAAGTTAGTCATCCCTTATGGTTCGTGCAATCAGGATGGCAAACTCTATAAAAAAGCGCAATAAAACCGACGCTTATCTCAGGTCTTTTTTGTGTTTTCCTGACAAAACAAACGTTGGGTTGTAATGAGTTGGTGAAAGCTGTCGAATCTCGGTCTTGTTGCGGTTAAGAAATTGATAACGATACTCGGTCACCCCAACGGTAAACCAAAGCTCTGTCGCGGACAGTTCAAAAGAGGTGGCGACCACTCGGTTATTGATCACCACCTTGTTGTCACCAAGCTCAAACGACGCTCTCGCATAAGGAGCTACATCTTTCTCTACCCACACCCCAAACACCTCGGCTTTGGGGTTAATGTGGTCTTGAACTCGGCCATATAAATCGTTGTATAGGCCAACCACAGAGGCTGTGCCCACTAGTGCCAACAAAATTAGTGCTCGTTCCAACCATTTATTGGGTCTAATCGTACTGCGAGGCGTTAACGTGACATCCACGTTACTGACAATACCACTCTCTTTGCCTTCACTCATAGTTCGCCTTCTTCGCTATTCTGGATCAGTGTGTCACTTGATTCATAACGGGGCAAGTCTCTCCATCGCTCCATGCTAAATTTCCCTTGCGCATTATTGAATAAAAAGTCATTATTTCAACATAAATAAACCACGAGTAATCATTGTGAAGATCCGCAGTACCGCCCTAGTAAAAGGATTTCGGCAGTCCACTCCGTATGTTAATGCTCACCGCAACAAAACCATGGTCATCATGCTGGGTGGAGAAGCATTCACCGACAAGAACTTCACCAATATTGTGAGTGACATCGCGTTGCTACACAGTTTGGGCGTCAAGTTAGTGCTGGTGCATGGCGCAAGGCCGCAAATAAACCAACTTCTTGAACACAATGATTGTCACTGTCCGTATCACAAGGGCATTCGCGTCACGACAGAAAAGTGCTTAGATTACGTGATGCAGGCAACGGGGCGTCTGCAACTGGATATCACTGCACGTCTCTCTATGAGCCTGAATAACACCCCCATGGCGGGCAACCAGCTCAATGTTATTAGTGGCAACTTTGTCATTGCCCAACCGCTCGGCATTGATGATGGCATAGACTACTGCCACAGTGGTCGCGTACGCCGCATTGATATTCAGGGTATCAATCGCGTTCTTGAGCAAGGTTCAATCGCTCTACTCGGTCCGGTAGCGGGCTCGGTAACCGGTGAGACCTTCAATCTTCTCTCTGAAGAAGTGGCGACCCAAGTTGCTATAAAATTAAATGCAGATAAGTTAATTGGCTTTTGTTCAGAGCAAGGGGTGCTCGATGAAGCCGGCAATGCCATCGCTGAGCTGTTCCCTTCTGAGGTCAATCAACTGATTGAACAGCTTGAAGCCAAAGAGCTGTCTGATGAAGGCCATAGTAGCGGGACTCTGCGTTTCTTACGCGGTGCGCAATCTGCTTGTCGTGCAGGGATTCCACGTTGCCACTTAATTAGTTATAAAATCGATGGCGCTCTGATTCAGGAGCTGTTCTCTATTGATGGTATCGGCACACAGATCGTAATGGCCAGTGCTGAGCAAGTCAGACAGGCTGACATTGATGATATTGGCGGCATTTTTGAGCTGATTCGACCTTT
The Vibrio sp. CB1-14 DNA segment above includes these coding regions:
- a CDS encoding RNA polymerase sigma factor, translating into MIVESPEALTKQEWAECMEKVKQRDKRAFATVFSYFSPRLKQFTYKHMGNEQVAIEMVQEAMATVWQKAHLFDGSKSSLSTWIYTIARNLCYDMLRKQKGRELHVHADDIWPTDYCPPDFVEHYSPETDRLKEQILNFLEDLPKAQREVVRAVYLEELPHQQVADMFDIPLGTVKSRLRLAVEKLRHSMEAE
- a CDS encoding AmpG family muropeptide MFS transporter, whose product is MNWLDTVKSYWDKRLLWVFMMGCSSGFPWVLIGSNMSGWLKDAGLTRAAIGYFGSVFAVYAINFLWAPLVDRVKLPILHSTLGQRRSWIFLCQSFILVGTLFIAGVNPANNLMFTSMLALCIAISSATQDIAIDAYRIDTFPKSESNKLPQASAMAVIGWWTGYSLPGYLAFVNADSMGWNGVYYGMAGIVVILMLFTLFVSEPKTDREALQAQAEARHNKVVGSRFTSWISVTVVEPFLDFFRRNGVQVAITLLLFVFLFKIGEAFLGRMSITFYKEIGFSNEQIGYYSKLIGWGATIVFTLLGSMVNVRFGIVKGLMIGGIAMSASNLMFAWIAKVGPNETLFLATIIVDNFTTAFSTVAFVSFLTILTGQAFSATQYALLASLGNFGRTTLASFSGEMVDALNDWSLFFIITSLMVIPSLIMLYSLRHYFNDLLEKARHRDESPASKEQENLSQ
- a CDS encoding LON peptidase substrate-binding domain-containing protein produces the protein MSQIMLFPLRSVVLPEGKMRLRIFEPRYKRMVTECLKNETGFGVCLISGDSSTIPKNVSEIGTFVSIVDFETLDDGMLGITVSGIKKFRVTDVGAYDDGLRFASVNWLEGWATEELSDENQILGERLQDVYKKFPQIGDLYLHRFFDDAAWVSQRWLEVLPLECNHFEHLVTQPDCSTAVNFLTEAFKSGDIQEETRH
- a CDS encoding peptidylprolyl isomerase, whose translation is MLKTAIATLALVATSVFAGPKVAVDTNLGRFVVELNQEKAPVSVENFLKYVDDGSYVNSQFHRVIPGFMAQGGGFAKDFKRLPTYAPIENEASNGLDNDAATIAMARTRDPNSATRQFFINFIDNDFLNYSVTNPGYAVFGKVVEGFDVVQKMGQKPTRSTRGMSDVPLDPIIITKMEKISD
- a CDS encoding DJ-1 family glyoxalase III, whose translation is MTKKVLVPIAPGTEEMEAITIIDIMVRAGFDVTVASADFDGALTMKASRGVTLTADCKLVDIADDEFDVIALPGGVGGSEVFRDSTLLVEMVRQHKYDGKLLAAICAAPALVLQHHQLYPDALMTCHPSFKSHISENRWRDKRVTMDINHNLITSQGPGTALEFAIEIIIALCGKEKAWEVAEPMVTNPTLHYHKMGKYDD
- a CDS encoding outer membrane protein OmpK, whose product is MRKSLLALGVVAAVAAVPASAEYLYGFGGVYLDHQSWDHGPNAIQDGQDGKGRNQFVLGIEGGAGFTWGELYGFYDRESVEKSSSEQKNSMKGTAHVYLGDSGVSLYGQVYHHDNPNQSETNRVLGLGYTALKGDNWFFKPWVGVHDITSWDSFSPNQRVNGSNGYMAGWTARYGFEAFGQNFSFVNWNEIEFDRNDEYAQNQGGKNGLNGALLFNWHATEHLTAAIQYRYFNNKLGVYGSSGSNQQHYGDAIIYRMQYNF
- a CDS encoding 2-dehydropantoate 2-reductase, giving the protein MNITILGPGAVGSLYAYKLHLAGHSISLWGRTSSSKIEVTLDDGESIAFNNQSLEDLERCDLLVVTVKAWQVKSALLPLLTHLHPDAIILFLHNGMGTVDSLSEQLAHRPVLLGTSTHGALKVNSSTVHHTGIGQTLIGAWNKKGQQCEFVAEVFDHGFSPAQWHSIIQQALWTKLVINCAINPLTAILDCRNGQLANHEYREQLFSIVKEAVTCARFDGVELDAPVLLDTVVNVAKSTAQNYSSMHQDIYNKRQSEIDFINGYVVNIATKHHVDIPNNLSLYQKIKQIEASWSQHD
- a CDS encoding YajG family lipoprotein, whose product is MKKLVLAASVVLLAACASPQQEQVNFAPKATTSAAKVVENKSMSLSSKDVRTAQYVALLDNGRSNITPVHTRQNLRIGIENALVNQFSSQGYQVTVNSENALQVEVQEALVSVKHTVMENDMTANVVLEVTAENAKGKLVKTYTGTAKRSGLMSASNDDIETVLNDTVNLVLKEIANDKELQDYMKERF
- a CDS encoding SufE family protein, whose protein sequence is MSNSYPFGSEIQAQQIVDTMTQLKGWEDRYRQVIQWGKKLPIMDDADKQEQVLVAGCESSVWLVLEQVDEAWVIKADSDARIVRGLIAIVLAAFNGKTSQQIVEFDLEGYFEQLNLINHLSPSRGNGLKAIVNTIREQAQRTL
- the csdA gene encoding cysteine desulfurase CsdA, with product MTDLQAIRDQFPAIDGETVYLDSAATTQKPQAVIDCITNYYRNQNANVHRGTHSLTALATSRFEAARETVARFINASSEKEIIWTRGATEALNLIAQTYARNQLQPGDEILVSEMEHHANIVPWQIVAEQTGAKVVKVPMGQGCQFDLNVFRTLVSSQTKIVAVAQVTNVTGTVLPLNDIIAITRTNSQAIVVVDGAQGVVHQPTDVQALDADFYVFSGHKLYAPAGIGVLYGKLALLEAMPPWHGGGKMVEKVSFEGTTFSELPGKFEAGTPNVAGALALACSIEWLSQYSHTDLEKHICALQKRAYDALNQLDDIQIIGYQPGASVITFVMDGVHHQDLATLLDQQNVAVRAGHHCAHPLMDALGVKGTVRASFAIYNSEQDVDRFIAAVEKAVDML
- a CDS encoding ChrR family anti-sigma-E factor, coding for MSYHPDKQVLKCYATGEIDSAHGAAVATHLETCSHCRQLVAKYEEEAAEDLVASGTEGAISDSELALVFDTMMNDIMTLDADFSKPKVRTAATVEVNGKSFKVPATLKPFVERMGEWKSYGGKVFTSNIEIDEDCRVSLLYITEGVQVPQHTHKGFESTLVLHGSFSDENGEYHEGDFIREDGDTKHAPQTASGQDCLCLSVLTEPMIFTQGVARVFNRFGKGMYP